In the Arthrobacter zhaoxinii genome, one interval contains:
- a CDS encoding GtrA family protein, with protein sequence MAETSKVRAIVRRLGSFSAVGAVAFVVDVGLFNILSATLVPDQPIVAKTISVLAATTVSWLGSRYLTFRKLRTRSIRSETLLFALTNLVGLLISTGCLYISHYVLDFRSTFADNISGNVVGIALGNIFRYFAYRYVVFNGPSDRAGQPETEPESTRAA encoded by the coding sequence ATGGCAGAAACCAGCAAGGTGCGCGCAATCGTCCGCCGTCTGGGCTCTTTTTCAGCAGTCGGCGCCGTCGCCTTCGTGGTTGACGTAGGCCTGTTTAATATTCTCTCTGCCACGCTGGTGCCCGACCAGCCGATCGTAGCCAAGACCATTTCCGTACTCGCGGCCACCACTGTTTCGTGGCTGGGCAGCCGGTACCTGACCTTCCGGAAGCTGCGCACCCGGAGCATCCGCAGCGAGACGCTGCTTTTCGCCCTGACCAATCTGGTGGGACTGCTCATTTCCACGGGCTGCCTGTACATCTCGCACTACGTGCTGGATTTCCGCAGCACCTTTGCGGACAACATTTCGGGCAACGTGGTGGGCATCGCCCTGGGCAATATCTTCCGCTACTTCGCGTACCGGTACGTGGTGTTTAACGGGCCGAGCGACCGCGCGGGGCAACCGGAAACGGAACCGGAAAGCACCCGCGCGGCCTAG
- a CDS encoding NAD-dependent succinate-semialdehyde dehydrogenase: protein MSAYKSVNPATGETLQEFAEATDAEINQAVTAAHEAFASWRNEPVENRTKVITRVAELYRERADELAKLIALEMGKPLREAKSEVALSANIYEYYATQGPGFMADEQLDVKGGGNAVVRTEPVGALLGIMPWNYPYYQVARFAGPNLMLGNTVLLKHANNCPQSALAMAQIFADAGVPEGAYINLFATNEQAADIIADPRIQGVSLTGSERAGSAVAEVAGRNLKKYVLELGGSDPFIVLDTEDLDTTVKAAVIGRMGNGGQACNAAKRFIVMEDLYDDFVEKFTARMAAIEPGDPLQPETRFGPLSTQAAADGLVEQIRDAVDKGATLHTGGSLIDGPGAYVQPTVLTDVTPEMRAFSEELFGPAAVIYKVSSEEEAIELANNSPFGLGGAVFSTDENRALNVADQLESGMVWINGTSGTQEDLPFGGVKRSGVGRELGRFGMAEFVNKKLIRTPQKK from the coding sequence ATGAGTGCTTACAAGAGCGTAAATCCAGCCACCGGAGAAACCCTTCAGGAATTCGCTGAAGCCACCGACGCCGAAATCAACCAGGCCGTCACTGCAGCACACGAGGCCTTCGCCAGCTGGCGGAACGAGCCCGTGGAAAACCGCACCAAGGTCATCACCCGCGTTGCGGAACTGTACCGGGAGCGTGCCGACGAGCTCGCCAAGCTGATTGCCCTGGAAATGGGCAAGCCGCTGCGCGAGGCGAAGAGCGAGGTTGCCCTCTCCGCCAACATCTACGAGTACTACGCCACCCAGGGCCCCGGCTTCATGGCGGACGAGCAGCTCGACGTCAAGGGCGGCGGCAACGCCGTGGTCCGCACCGAGCCCGTGGGCGCCCTGCTGGGCATCATGCCCTGGAACTACCCGTACTACCAGGTGGCCCGCTTCGCCGGTCCGAACCTGATGCTGGGCAACACGGTGCTGCTCAAGCACGCCAACAACTGCCCGCAGTCCGCCCTGGCGATGGCACAGATCTTCGCCGACGCCGGAGTCCCCGAGGGTGCCTACATCAACCTGTTCGCCACCAACGAGCAGGCTGCGGACATCATCGCCGATCCGCGGATCCAGGGCGTTTCCCTGACCGGTTCCGAGCGGGCAGGGTCCGCCGTCGCCGAGGTCGCCGGCCGGAACCTGAAGAAGTACGTGCTGGAACTCGGCGGCAGCGATCCGTTCATCGTCCTGGACACCGAGGACCTGGACACCACGGTCAAGGCCGCAGTAATCGGCCGGATGGGCAACGGCGGGCAGGCCTGCAACGCCGCCAAGCGCTTCATTGTGATGGAGGACCTCTACGACGACTTCGTGGAGAAGTTCACCGCGCGGATGGCCGCCATTGAGCCCGGCGACCCGCTCCAGCCGGAAACCCGGTTCGGTCCGCTCTCCACGCAGGCAGCAGCCGACGGCCTGGTGGAGCAGATCCGCGATGCCGTGGACAAGGGCGCCACCCTGCACACCGGCGGCAGCCTGATCGACGGCCCGGGCGCCTATGTGCAGCCCACCGTCCTGACCGACGTCACGCCCGAAATGCGGGCGTTCTCCGAAGAGCTGTTCGGCCCCGCGGCCGTCATCTACAAGGTCTCCAGCGAGGAAGAAGCCATTGAACTGGCCAACAACTCCCCGTTCGGCCTCGGCGGCGCGGTGTTCAGCACCGACGAAAACCGCGCCCTGAACGTAGCCGACCAGCTGGAAAGCGGCATGGTCTGGATCAACGGCACCTCCGGCACGCAGGAGGACCTGCCCTTCGGCGGCGTCAAGCGCTCCGGCGTCGGCCGCGAGCTGGGCCGGTTCGGCATGGCCGAGTTCGTCAACAAGAAGCTGATCCGCACCCCGCAGAAGAAGTAA
- a CDS encoding trimeric intracellular cation channel family protein, whose product MDLFDPSAVFDAVDLAGVLANGVLGGAVARQLRMDPVGFLVLALTSALGGGVLRDTLLQAGTPVALTNPAYLFAAIAGAAIAYAIELKGKWANRFLIVIDAFALGCWAATGTAKALGLGLEWLPAILIGVVTAVGGGMIRDIVVGRVPAIFGGNTLYATGALVAAVEMVILYQLGLQNVGMGVAIGTCAVLCTVARRRGWRLPGPGEFSVRLSRRPRTEDRRSSAQGWPRPRFWKARLRR is encoded by the coding sequence GTGGATCTTTTCGACCCGAGTGCGGTGTTCGACGCCGTCGACCTCGCCGGTGTGCTGGCGAACGGCGTCCTCGGCGGCGCCGTGGCGCGGCAGCTGCGGATGGACCCGGTGGGCTTCCTGGTCCTCGCCCTCACCTCTGCATTGGGCGGCGGTGTGCTGCGTGACACCCTCCTGCAGGCCGGCACGCCCGTAGCGCTGACAAACCCCGCCTATCTCTTTGCGGCCATCGCCGGGGCCGCCATTGCCTATGCCATTGAGCTCAAGGGCAAGTGGGCCAACCGGTTCCTCATCGTGATCGACGCCTTCGCGCTGGGCTGCTGGGCCGCCACCGGCACGGCCAAGGCGCTGGGACTGGGGCTCGAATGGCTCCCGGCCATCCTGATCGGTGTTGTCACCGCCGTGGGCGGCGGCATGATCCGCGACATCGTGGTGGGCCGGGTGCCGGCCATCTTCGGCGGCAACACCCTGTACGCCACGGGCGCGCTGGTGGCCGCCGTCGAAATGGTGATCCTCTACCAGCTGGGCCTGCAGAACGTGGGCATGGGCGTGGCCATCGGCACCTGCGCCGTGCTGTGCACCGTAGCCCGCCGGCGCGGCTGGCGGCTGCCCGGACCCGGGGAATTCAGTGTCCGGCTCAGCCGGCGCCCCCGCACGGAGGACCGCCGCAGCTCGGCCCAGGGCTGGCCGCGCCCGAGGTTCTGGAAAGCACGCCTGCGCCGGTGA